Below is a genomic region from Ketobacter sp. MCCC 1A13808.
TTATCTAACCTGAACGTTACTGAGGTGATGATGTGCTTATCTTTTTCAGCCTTTTTGAAAATGCTGTCCCGATAACCAAACTCGCACTCCTGCCTGTCAAACTGACGAACCTGGCCTGACACCAATTCAACAGTGGATACAGAGACCAAACAATCCTTAAGCTCGACCCCATAAGCACCTATATTTTGAATAGGTGCCGCACCAACTGTTCCGGGAATCGCACTCAGGTTTTCCAGGCCGGCCCACCCCTGGGATAAACTGTAGGCAACAAATGCATCCCAATTTTCACCACCCCCGACGCTGACCATAACAGAGTCCGAATCCTGATGGACGACATCAATGCCTTTAATCGCGTTCAATAACACCAGGCCCGGAAAATCCCGGGTCAACACCAGGTTACTACCACCCCCGATCACCAGAATACCGCCCTTCTCCGTAACGGCAGGGGTGCGCAGCAATGAAATTAATGCAGCTTTTGAATCAATCCGACAAAACCAGGCCGCGCAGGCATCGATCCGTAATGTGTTGTAGTCAGCGAGGCTAACCTGCTGTTTCAATGTAGTCATACTGTATTTGATACTACCAATATACTAAGCGCCGTTCTCATTGCTTCGGAGCCGTTCTATCAGCCCGTCACACGCGTTCTCTACCAAATCCAGCACCAAATCGAAACCGGATGCCCCGCCATAATAGGGATCCGGCACTTCCAGGTAATCGCTATCACCAAATTCCAGCAGCAACTGAATCTTATCGCGGTATTTTTTAGGCGCCCGTTTTCGCATCTCGTTGGCGTTGGCGTTGTCCATCGCTAACAAATAATCAAACTCCATATAGTCCGCGTCTGACAATTGGCGGGCGCGTAGATCTGACATATTGTATCCACGTTTAACGGCCGCCTGCTGAGAGCGCTTATCCGGAGCTTCGCCCGCGTGGTAGGCGGCAGTCCCGCAAGAATCAACCTGATATCGGTTTTCCATTTGTAAGTTCTTGAGTTTGCCTCGCAGAACCGCTTCAGCAGTCGGGGAACGGCAAATATTTCCCAAACAAACAAATAGGATTTTTTTCAATTTTTATTCCCTACAATCAAACTAGGACTGAAAAAAAGCCCGGACCCGATTCAGATCTGCTTCGGTATCGACCCCGGCCGGTGGTGTAATCTGAGCTTGCTCAACGTGTATTTTAACACCATGCCACATCGCCCGTAGTTGTTCCAGGCATTCAGTCTGCTCCAGATCACACGGCCCCCAGCGAACAAAATCATGTAATAAGCTGACCCGATAAGCGTAAATACCAATATGGCGATGTAAGTTCATCTGCGGCGGTAAAGATCCGTAGTTTTGCCCGTGTGAGCTGTTAAACGTGTCGCGACTATAGGGAACAGGTGCTCGACTAAAATACAACGCGTAGCCTTGCGCATCCGCCACCACTTTTACCGCATTGGGATCAAATGCCGTTTCCATATCGATGACCGGCTCACACAAGGTGGCAATACCGGCACTGGACGCAGCCAAATTCTGAGCCACCTGCTCAATTACCTGGGGTGGAATTAACGGTTCATCGCCCTGCACATTGACCACGATGTCGTCTGCCGCCAAGCCCAATTGACTGACCACTTCCTGCAAGCGGTCCGTTCCTGATTGATGGTCAGCTGAAGTCATAACTGCTTTTGCACCAAATGACTGAGCGGCCTGCTCGATACGGGCATCATCGGTGGCGATAATAATTTCTTTTGCAGAACTTTTGCAGGCTTGCAGATAAACCCGCTCCACCATGGATTTACCCGCGATATCCAGTAGCGGTTTTCCGGGTAAACGGGAGGATGCGAAACGGGCGGGAATAATAACTCGGTAGTCAGGCATAACGTGTGCTCAATAACGGTGGCTGTGATGTAATTTAAAATCCTCAAGCCTGGCCATGATAACATCAATCAGGCCCTCCTGAAGTTTGGCATTTACCGGCAAGTACGCTCCCCGAACTTGCGGGAAGCATTGTAATTTCACAGCGTCTTTTTCAGTGGTAACGATAAAATTCTTACCCATAGCCACTCGGCTCAGCTCTGACAAATCCTGCTCAGTATACCGGTGGTGATCCCGAAACGGATACGGGTCAAATTGGATAGACAGATCACTTAGCGTTTGGAAAAACCGCTGCGGATTGCCTATTCCGGCGACCGCCTGAACCCTGCCAGGATTTTGCAAAGCCATGCTACCCGAGCCTAGTGGTTGCTCTGATTCTTTATTAAGTGCGACCAGGTCACCCGCTGTTAGGTGCATTTGAAAGCGGGGTGCCATCGCATCCATGTCATTCAGACGCGACACCAAGGCCTGACCAGCGCTGCAATTAATAACCACTGCATCCACTTCCTTCAATCTTCCCACCGGCTCTCTCAGCGGACCCATAGGTAGCAGATTTTCATTGCCGAATCCACGCTGGCCATCAACCACCGCCAACTCTACAGTGCGGGCAAGCCGGTAATGCTGCAGGCCATCGTCGCTGATGACAACGTCAACTGCGTTGTTCTTTAGTAACGCCTGAACGGCACTTGAACGATCAGGATCAATGACCACCGGCACCTTACTGCGTAAATAGATCATCAGTGGTTCGTCACCCACTTTATCTGCGGTATCTGCCGGGCCCACCTGATGCGGGTATTGATCCGGATCTCCGCCGTAACCACGACTGACCACGCCGGGTGTATAGCCGCGCTCACGCAAAGCCTCAATTAGCCAAATCGTTAACGGGGTTTTGCCAGTACCACCCACCGAAATATTACCCACCACGATGACGGGAACCGGCGCATGAAACACAGGCGACTGTCCGTTTAAAAAAGCAGAACGACGACGAGAAGAAAGAGAGTGAAATAGTCGCTCGAAAGGCCACAACAAATATCGCAAGGGGTTGTGGCCGTACCAGAAAGACTGAATAGCTTTGTTCAGCAGATTCATATCAGCAACCGCAAGCGTTACTCACCGGGTTGCTGAGCGGTTAAACGCAGTCGGGTAAAGCCGAGTTGTCCTGAAACATCCATTGCGGTCATAACAGACTGATGAGCGGCTTTTGCATCCGCCGTTATGATTAGGGGAGTATCCATATTGCCATTAGCCAGATCTTTTAATGCCCGCGATAGGGTTTTGCTATCCCGGTTCACCAGACGCTTGCCATTGACCGCGTATTCACCTTCGGGGTTGATTTCTATTTCGATAAATTCAGTGGATTCGGCTATGGCTTCGCCCACGGCTTCCGGCAATTCAACCGTAAGTTCCCGCTCACGGGTAAAAGTGGTAGAGACCATAAAGAATATCAACAGAAGAAAAACGATATCGATTAACGGTGTCAGATTGACGTTGACCTCTTCAACCGGCTGACGTTGAAATTTCACCGCTTCGCCCCTTCACTGTTTTCTTCTTCCCGATCACCGTGAATTACATCCACCAATTTTATCGCGTCTTGTTCCATCAATACGGCGATCTCATCAATACGACGAGTAAAGAAACGGTGAAAAAACAAGGCGGGAATTGCAACTACCAAGCCGGCAGCTGTGGTATAGAGCGCCTCTGAGATTCCACCCGCCAGAATCGCGGCATTACCCGCGCCTTCAAGTACAATGGCATTGAATACTTTGATCATCCCAATGACGGTACCCAGTAATCCCAACAGGGGCGCAACCGCGGCTATGGAGCCCAATAAATTTAGAAAACGACCTAACTCGTGAATCTCATGAGTTGCGGTATCGACAATCGCCTCTTTCATAATGTCACGACCATGCTTGGCGTTGATTAATCCGGTTGCCAACACCCGACCCAACGGCGAAGAATCTTTTAGCTCCTTAACCTTACGACCATCCATTTGACTATTTTTAACCCAACCCCACACCTGAGCGATCAGGTTTCTGGGGCTGATTTTATTCACTCTTAATGCCCACAACCGCTCTGCAATAATGGCCAGAGCCAATATAGAACATAAGAGGATGGGGTACATTACGATGCCCCCGGCCAAAATCAAATCAAGCACTCGCACGCGCCACACTCTCCCTTGTTTTTTTAATAAGACTTTAACAGCGAATTTAACCGTTAATTGTCTGATGAATATAGCAATTTAATTTAGCACAATCAGTGGATGATCTCCTATTAAATGGGAACAAATGCGGACCTTTGTTTATTTTTTTAAGGCGATATAAAAAAAGCCATCCTGATTCAGATTATGCAACAGGCCTCGATCCAGTTTCTCGGTGAGCCAGTCGCTATTCTCATACTCGGCATCCCAGTCTCCTAGTAAAACAACCTGGCTTTCACTAGCCGGGACCTGCTTCATGAACTGTTCTATTCTCAATCGCGGGCCTGCTTCCAGCACCAACAACGAGGCTGACGGAGGCAATGGTTCCGTAGAACTGAGCATAGCGCCCCGGATCCCCTGCTCCGCCGCTGGCCAAAACAACCCGGTCTGTCCAGCCATATTCCACTGCAGTGCGCAGTATCGAGAATTACCTTTTGCAACCAGCGCCGATAATGTGACCACGCCGTAGCGCAACGGATGGCGAGATCCGCACACATCCTGGTAAATAACCTTTTCAACCACCGCTTGCCCCAACCAGTTCCGCTCCAGCCTGTATTCCGTAGCCACGAGACCTTCAGCACGCCATAGCTCAGCGCCTTGCTCAACCGGCACCAGCGCCGCCGGCATCTGCAGTCCCCAATACCTGAGCAACTTCTCGTGCCAGTCGGGCACTATTTGTGGCCAGTGACTATCTGAAACGAACACCACCCGGTCCGGAAGATAAATGGCCATCTGCAGCTGTTTTGACTGTAACACGGTGAGGCCATAACCTTGAGAGTGCGCCAGAAATATCGGTGCCAACAGAATCAGCCCCCAAAGCCGCCCCGGCACACCCGCACTACACAACCACAGAACGCCGGCCATCGCGAGCACCATGTCTGTCCAGTGCGATGCGCCAACAGACCAAATGCTCCACTCCCAGGCCGCAGCCTGCTCAAGCAGCGCAATTATTGCCTTCACCAGCCCCGACAATACCACCAACACGACATCAGCGGATGCGCCAAAAACGCCCCATAACAACACC
It encodes:
- the murB gene encoding UDP-N-acetylmuramate dehydrogenase, producing MTTLKQQVSLADYNTLRIDACAAWFCRIDSKAALISLLRTPAVTEKGGILVIGGGSNLVLTRDFPGLVLLNAIKGIDVVHQDSDSVMVSVGGGENWDAFVAYSLSQGWAGLENLSAIPGTVGAAPIQNIGAYGVELKDCLVSVSTVELVSGQVRQFDRQECEFGYRDSIFKKAEKDKHIITSVTFRLDKRPTLKLNYGEIRSEMDASRISEKELTPVQLRQLISTIRARKLPDPKVTPNVGSFFKNPVIGKKQLQTILESFPDLVYFPATDNDDVKLAAGWMIDRLGWKGKVLGMARVHSRQALVLTVREGHCEDLLTLAKSIQKDVSAHFGVVLEIEPRIV
- a CDS encoding low molecular weight protein-tyrosine-phosphatase, coding for MKKILFVCLGNICRSPTAEAVLRGKLKNLQMENRYQVDSCGTAAYHAGEAPDKRSQQAAVKRGYNMSDLRARQLSDADYMEFDYLLAMDNANANEMRKRAPKKYRDKIQLLLEFGDSDYLEVPDPYYGGASGFDLVLDLVENACDGLIERLRSNENGA
- the kdsB gene encoding 3-deoxy-manno-octulosonate cytidylyltransferase is translated as MPDYRVIIPARFASSRLPGKPLLDIAGKSMVERVYLQACKSSAKEIIIATDDARIEQAAQSFGAKAVMTSADHQSGTDRLQEVVSQLGLAADDIVVNVQGDEPLIPPQVIEQVAQNLAASSAGIATLCEPVIDMETAFDPNAVKVVADAQGYALYFSRAPVPYSRDTFNSSHGQNYGSLPPQMNLHRHIGIYAYRVSLLHDFVRWGPCDLEQTECLEQLRAMWHGVKIHVEQAQITPPAGVDTEADLNRVRAFFQS
- the lpxK gene encoding tetraacyldisaccharide 4'-kinase, which translates into the protein MNLLNKAIQSFWYGHNPLRYLLWPFERLFHSLSSRRRSAFLNGQSPVFHAPVPVIVVGNISVGGTGKTPLTIWLIEALRERGYTPGVVSRGYGGDPDQYPHQVGPADTADKVGDEPLMIYLRSKVPVVIDPDRSSAVQALLKNNAVDVVISDDGLQHYRLARTVELAVVDGQRGFGNENLLPMGPLREPVGRLKEVDAVVINCSAGQALVSRLNDMDAMAPRFQMHLTAGDLVALNKESEQPLGSGSMALQNPGRVQAVAGIGNPQRFFQTLSDLSIQFDPYPFRDHHRYTEQDLSELSRVAMGKNFIVTTEKDAVKLQCFPQVRGAYLPVNAKLQEGLIDVIMARLEDFKLHHSHRY
- a CDS encoding ExbD/TolR family protein; amino-acid sequence: MKFQRQPVEEVNVNLTPLIDIVFLLLIFFMVSTTFTRERELTVELPEAVGEAIAESTEFIEIEINPEGEYAVNGKRLVNRDSKTLSRALKDLANGNMDTPLIITADAKAAHQSVMTAMDVSGQLGFTRLRLTAQQPGE
- a CDS encoding MotA/TolQ/ExbB proton channel family protein, coding for MLDLILAGGIVMYPILLCSILALAIIAERLWALRVNKISPRNLIAQVWGWVKNSQMDGRKVKELKDSSPLGRVLATGLINAKHGRDIMKEAIVDTATHEIHELGRFLNLLGSIAAVAPLLGLLGTVIGMIKVFNAIVLEGAGNAAILAGGISEALYTTAAGLVVAIPALFFHRFFTRRIDEIAVLMEQDAIKLVDVIHGDREEENSEGAKR